In Halanaerobium praevalens DSM 2228, the DNA window AACTTAATTGATAATGTAAAAGAAGAAAACCAGGCAGTTGTAGATGAACTAATTCCTGATTTAATGAATTTAGGTGAAATTCAGAAAATATTACAAAATCTACTTTGGGAAAATATACCTATTAAAAATTTAGTTTTAATTTTAGAAACTTTAGCTGACCATGCTAGTAGAACTAAAGATCAAACAATTTTAACTGAGTATGTAAGACAAGGATTATCCAGACAAATTAGTAATCAATTTACTGATTTTAAAAATAATTTAAATGTCTTTACTATAGATCCTCAAAAAGAAGAAAAGTTAGCTCAATCATTAGAACAGTCAGATCAGGGTAATTATTTATCTTTACAGCCTGCTGAAGCTCAAAATTTAATTAATAGTATTGTCGAACAGGCTAAACAACTTTTAGAAAAGGGAAATGAGCCAATTTTATTGACTTCACCAATGATTAGACGCCCAATAAAAGAAATGGTACACCGCACATTTTCTAATTTAACGGTCTTATCTTTTAATGAGTTAGAATCTGAAGTTGAGTTACAGGTGCAGGGGGTTGTTAAATAAATGAAGGTTAAAAAATATACTGGGGAAACAATGCAAGATGTTATATTTCAAGTTAAAGCAGATTTAGGTCCAGAAGCAGTGATTGTTAACAAAAGAAAATTTAAGCAGGGTGGTATTTTTGGATTTTTTGCTAAAGAAATGTTTGAAATTGTAGCTGCTTTAGAAGCTGAAAATAATGGCCGCTCAACATCTGCAGAAGAAGCTTTAGATGATGTTGTTGAAATTTCAAATTATGGTCGAGATTCCAGGAAAATAAAAAGAAATGATATTCAAAAAACAGCAAGTGAAGATCCTGCTAATAAAAATGCAATTAAAGAATTTATCAATGATTTAAAAACTGAAAGAAATACTAATTCTACTAACTTTAGTGCTTCAAATTCAGCTAAAAAAGAAAAAAAATTTCGTCAACAGTTAAATCAAAAGCAAAGAGTAGAATCTGAAATTACAAAAAATAAAACTAATGTTTTAAAAAAAGAGCCACTTAAATCAGAAAAAAAACAAAATTTAGCAGAATCTGAAGCAAAAGTTGAAACAGAATCTCAAAACAAGTTGACAGCAGCTCAGAAATTACAAAACAAATTTCAAGCCAAAAACATAAAAAATAATAATAAAACTTTTAAAAATAGTAATCAACTATATAATTATTTATTAGATCATGGAGTAGAGAGTAAAAATGTTAACCTTTTTTTAAAAGGAATGAAAAGCAAGTTAGAAGAAAATCAAGCTGAATTTGATTTTGAAACTAATTTAAAAAACTTTTTAGAATTTTATTTTGCAGATAATAAGGAAATAGAAATTGATAACTCTCAAAGAATAGTTTCTTTTATTGGTCCAACTGGAGTTGGTAAGACAACAACAATGGCTAAAATAGCAGCTGCTTTTGCTCTAGATAAAGATAAAAATGTAGGTTTAATTACTGCAGATACTTATAGAATTGCTGCTGTTGAACAATTAAAAACTTATAGTGAGATTATTGATATTCCTTTTGCAGTTTGTTATAGCAGTTCTAAATTACCGAGTTTAATTGCCAACCAATTTAATCATTGTGACTTGATTTTAATTGATACTCCTGGTAGTAGTTGGAGAGATAAAGAGCAGTTAAAGCGTTTAAATGGTTATGTTAACCATGATTTTATAGATGAGGTGCATTTACTATTAAGTTTAAATACTAAAAGTAGAGATTTGCGCAATATTATTAGTAAATTCTCGACTTTAAACCCTGACAAAGCTCTGCTAACTAAGATTGATGAAACAAGCAGTTATGGTGATATTTTAAATATTAAAGAAAATTATAATTTACCTCTTTCTTATTTAACTTGTGGGCAGGATGTGCCAGAAGATTTAGAAATTGCTAATTCTGAGACAATTTATAAATATCTATTTGGTGATTTTTATGCGTAGTCAGGCAGCTAAACTCAAAGAAATTATGAAAAAAAAGAAAGCAGAAAGTAAGGTGCAAAATTTTAATACTGTATCAACTAGAACAATTGCAATTGCTAGTGGTAAAGGTGGGGTAGGTAAATCAACTTTTACTGTTAATTTCGCCTATAATTTAAGGAAGTTAGATAAAAAAGTATTGATTATTGATAGTGATATTGGAATGGCTAACTTAGATATTATGTTAGGTGTACAACCCAATTATGATATGGGACACCTTTTAAGAGAAGAATGTAGTTTAGAAGAAGCTGTAATTGAAGGTCCAGCTGGGATTAAACTTTTAAGTGGAATTACTGGTGATGATAGTTTTATTGATATTAAAAATGAGGCTATGAAAAAATTAATTGAATTAGGTGATAAAATAGAAAAAAATTATGATTATCTTTTAATTGATTTAGGAGCAGGTGCAGCTAAAAGTATAGTTAATACAATTTTAGCTGCTGAAGAATTAATTTTATTATTAACTACTGAGCCAACCTCAGTTATGGATAGTTATAGTTTAATTAAAATTTTATCTAAACATCAATATAAGAAAAAAATAAAATTAGTAATTAATCAAAGTCAAAGTAAAAAAGATACAGATAAGACTGCTCAAAGAATTATTAAAACTGTTAAAAATTATCTTGATTTAGATTTAACTTTAGTTGGAAGTATTAGTTATGACCGCAAAATTAGTGAGGCTCTAAGGAAACAAAAACCATACTCTGAAATTTTTTCAAAGAGAAAAGCAGCTCAAGATTTTGAAAATTTAACTAGAAAAATTAGTGGTGAAGAAAAAGAACAAAGTTCTAAGGGTGTTAAAAGTTATTTTTATAAAATGGTTGGTTTTTTTAATAAACACGTTAAATAGTTGATGGAGTTGAGAATATGAAGGAGCTAAATGTAAATCAAAAATTAGAAATTGAAATTTTATCAGGTACTTATCAAGGCAATTATTTGACTAAAGTTGCTGACTTTTTAGATGAGGGAATTATTATTACTGGTCTTTATCGAGAAGGTGCCCCTTTACCAGTTAGATTAAAACAGCCAATTATTGTTTATTATACTACTGATCGGGCAGCTTATAAATTTAAATCTAAAATTTTAAAAAGAACTAATAAACCGATACCTTTACTCTTAATTGAAAGTTCAGACTCAGTAACTAGAATTCAAAGGCGTGATTATTTTAGGTTAGATGTAACTGGAACAGTTGATGTTTATAAAATGCAGCCTAAAAAAGGATATCCTCGCAAATTATCTGAGGCGCGTTTGCTTGATATTAGTGGTGGAGGAATTCAAATGCAGTTGAAAAAGAAATTTGAATTAGGGGAAGAATTATTAATAAGTTTAAAAGATATTTTACCTCCAAAAGAATTTATTAAATCAGAAATTGTTAGGGTTCAAAAAGAAAATGAGGAGCTTTATAATTATGGAGTTAATTTCCTAGAAGTAGAAGCAGAGCAGAGAGAAGAAATTATTCAATGGATTTTTGCTTATCAACGTAAGACTCGCAAAAAAGGTTTGAGATAAATGCTAGCTTACTCACTTATTATTGGGCTAATAACATATGCGGTTTCCATAATTTACAATTTACTGAATGCTAGAAGCTTAGAAACTGTCTTTTTTATTGGACTTAGATTTTTATTTTATTCTACTTTAATGAGCTTTTTTCTGCAGTTGAGTTATTATTTGATTAAAAATTATCAGGTTGAACCTGAGTCTGAAGCAGAAACAAATGCTGAAGCTCTAAAGCAGGAAACTCAAGCAAGCCAAACAGAAGCAGAAACAGAAACTGCTTCTGCAGAAAAAATAGATCCAGAATTTGCAGCTGCAGCAATAAGCAATGAATTTGAAGATTCAGCTGAGCAAGGGTTTTCTGCTTTAGATCCAGAAGAAGTTGATTATCAGCAAAATGACAGTCAATAAATTTACTAAAGGAAGATTATTATGGCTTTAGATAAATCGCTCTGGAAAAAATATAAAGTTGATGATAATCAGCAAGCTAGAGAAGAGATTATCTTAAAAAATCTTGGTTTAGTTAGATATGCAGTTGGTAGAATTAACATTATGCTGCCAGAGCATATAGAAGATCAAGATCTAGAAAGTTATGGAATTATTGGACTAATTGAAGCAATAGAGAACTTTAATTACCAAAGAGGGGTTAAGTTTTCCACTTTTGCCCTTCCCAGAATTAAAGGAGAAATTTATGATTATTTAAGAAGTAAAGATTGGCTGCCTGACAATATGCGGAGGGAGCTAAAAAAAGTAGATGAGCAAAAGAGAAGCTATAAAGCTAAAACTGGTAAAAAACCAGATCAAAAAGAATTATCAAAATTAACAGGTATCAAAAAATCAAGGTTAGAAAAAATAGAGAGACACAGCCAACTTGCAAATTGGATTTCACTTTCACATGATTTTGATGGAACAGAATTAATAGAGTTAGTTGCTGCTGATTTTAAACAAGCTGTAGATAGATTAACTGAAAAAGAAGCTGTTGATTTTTTAGCTAAAAAAATTGATTTACTTTCTGAAAAAGAAAAACTTGTTTTAAGTTTATATTATTATGAAGAATTAACTCAAGTTGAAATAGCAGAGATAATAGAATTATCAGCTGCTAGAGTTTCTCAAATTCATGGTCGAGCTATTCGTCGTTTAAGAGGAATGCTAAGTAGAGCCAAAGAATATTTTTTTAATGAGAGGTAGTGAATAAATTGGTTGAAACTCAAGTACATAGAGAAGATAAAAACTGCTTAATTAAACTAGAAGCAGATTCTGTATTATTAAAATTAAAGTTAGAAAACAAGCCTGATTTAATAGAAATTGAAAACTTTTTAGAAGAAAATAGTATTATGGAAGCAGATTATGATAAAATTAAAGCTAAATTAGAAGAAGCTGAAGCTGATTGGTTTAAAGTCGCTGAAAATATTGACTTACCAGCTGAAGATGACAAACTAGAAATAGCAGTTACTAAAGATCGTCTCCAAGCTGTTATGGAATTTATTCCAGGCCGTGATGGTAAAGAATTTGATTTAACGGAACTAAAAAAAATATTAGCAGAAAAAAGTATTAGCTATGGGATTAAAGAAAATAAAATTAAGAAAATATTAGAAAAAAGAAATCCAGTTAACAAAGAAGTAATTGCTGAGGGAACTGAAGCAGAGCCAGGTGAAGATGGTTATTTAATTTATCATTTTGAAGAGCAAGATGAATCTGTTGGAACTTTAAGAGATGATGGAACAATGGATTTTCACTCTAAAAATTTGATTAATAATGTTCGTCGAGGTGAAAAAATTGTAACTAAGGTGGAAGCAGTTGAAGGCCAAGCAGGAAGAGATGTTTTTGGGCTTAAGGTTAGACCGCCTAAAGTTAAGAATGTGAAATTACCAAAAGCTAAAAATACTGTTATTAAAAATAATAGTGTTTATGCTGCTATAGATGGCCAAGTAGTTAGAAATGGTAAAAAAATATCAATTGATCCTGTTTATAAAGTAAGAGGAGATGTTGATTTAAAAGAAGGAAATATAGACTTTGTTGGCAGTGTTAAAATCGGAGGTAATGTCCAAGAAGGTTTTGAGGTTAAGGCTTCTGGAGATATAGAAATTGCAGGTAATGTAGCTGCTGCTAGTATAGAATCTGGGGCCAATGTATTAATAAAAAAAGGTTTTCTAGGTAGAAATAAAGGCCAAATAAAAGCCGCTGGTGATGTCAATGTTAATTTTGTTGAAAATGCAACCATTAAAGCTAATAATGTTCGAGTAAAAGAAGCAATTATGCACAGCCATGTAACAGCTAAAGATAGTATTACAGTTACTGGAGGTAAAGGCTTAATTGTAGGTGGACGAGTAATGGCTCAAAATAAAATAGAAGCTAATTTAATGGGATCTAGTTTAGCTACCAAAACATATGTCGAAATTGGTTTAGATCCAGAATTAAGAAAAAATTGTAAAGCTGCTAAAGATGAGTTATTAAGAATAGAAGATAATCTTGATAAAGTAAATAAAAGTATAGATTTATTAAATACTATGAAAAGTAAAGGGGTAAAATTACCACCTAATAAAATTAAAATGTTTGCTAAATTAAAAACAACAAAAAAAGAATTTGAAGCTAAAAAAGAAAAATTGGAAGCTGAAATTGCTGAAATGAAAGAGCAATTAACTTCATCTGAAGATGCTGTAATTAAAGTTAACAAGTGTATTTTTCCTGGTGTTCAGTTATTAAGTAGTAAAGATAAAATGATAATTAGAAATAAGCTTTCTAAATGTGCTTTTACTGAAATAAATAAAGAATTAAGGCAAAAAACTAATTAATAAAAGATAAAGGAGGTGAGAAAATGATTAGAGGACTTTATACAGCTGCTTCTTCAATGGGA includes these proteins:
- the flhF gene encoding flagellar biosynthesis protein FlhF is translated as MKVKKYTGETMQDVIFQVKADLGPEAVIVNKRKFKQGGIFGFFAKEMFEIVAALEAENNGRSTSAEEALDDVVEISNYGRDSRKIKRNDIQKTASEDPANKNAIKEFINDLKTERNTNSTNFSASNSAKKEKKFRQQLNQKQRVESEITKNKTNVLKKEPLKSEKKQNLAESEAKVETESQNKLTAAQKLQNKFQAKNIKNNNKTFKNSNQLYNYLLDHGVESKNVNLFLKGMKSKLEENQAEFDFETNLKNFLEFYFADNKEIEIDNSQRIVSFIGPTGVGKTTTMAKIAAAFALDKDKNVGLITADTYRIAAVEQLKTYSEIIDIPFAVCYSSSKLPSLIANQFNHCDLILIDTPGSSWRDKEQLKRLNGYVNHDFIDEVHLLLSLNTKSRDLRNIISKFSTLNPDKALLTKIDETSSYGDILNIKENYNLPLSYLTCGQDVPEDLEIANSETIYKYLFGDFYA
- a CDS encoding MinD/ParA family protein; amino-acid sequence: MRSQAAKLKEIMKKKKAESKVQNFNTVSTRTIAIASGKGGVGKSTFTVNFAYNLRKLDKKVLIIDSDIGMANLDIMLGVQPNYDMGHLLREECSLEEAVIEGPAGIKLLSGITGDDSFIDIKNEAMKKLIELGDKIEKNYDYLLIDLGAGAAKSIVNTILAAEELILLLTTEPTSVMDSYSLIKILSKHQYKKKIKLVINQSQSKKDTDKTAQRIIKTVKNYLDLDLTLVGSISYDRKISEALRKQKPYSEIFSKRKAAQDFENLTRKISGEEKEQSSKGVKSYFYKMVGFFNKHVK
- a CDS encoding flagellar brake protein translates to MKELNVNQKLEIEILSGTYQGNYLTKVADFLDEGIIITGLYREGAPLPVRLKQPIIVYYTTDRAAYKFKSKILKRTNKPIPLLLIESSDSVTRIQRRDYFRLDVTGTVDVYKMQPKKGYPRKLSEARLLDISGGGIQMQLKKKFELGEELLISLKDILPPKEFIKSEIVRVQKENEELYNYGVNFLEVEAEQREEIIQWIFAYQRKTRKKGLR
- a CDS encoding sigma-70 family RNA polymerase sigma factor; the protein is MALDKSLWKKYKVDDNQQAREEIILKNLGLVRYAVGRINIMLPEHIEDQDLESYGIIGLIEAIENFNYQRGVKFSTFALPRIKGEIYDYLRSKDWLPDNMRRELKKVDEQKRSYKAKTGKKPDQKELSKLTGIKKSRLEKIERHSQLANWISLSHDFDGTELIELVAADFKQAVDRLTEKEAVDFLAKKIDLLSEKEKLVLSLYYYEELTQVEIAEIIELSAARVSQIHGRAIRRLRGMLSRAKEYFFNER
- a CDS encoding DUF342 domain-containing protein, with protein sequence MNKLVETQVHREDKNCLIKLEADSVLLKLKLENKPDLIEIENFLEENSIMEADYDKIKAKLEEAEADWFKVAENIDLPAEDDKLEIAVTKDRLQAVMEFIPGRDGKEFDLTELKKILAEKSISYGIKENKIKKILEKRNPVNKEVIAEGTEAEPGEDGYLIYHFEEQDESVGTLRDDGTMDFHSKNLINNVRRGEKIVTKVEAVEGQAGRDVFGLKVRPPKVKNVKLPKAKNTVIKNNSVYAAIDGQVVRNGKKISIDPVYKVRGDVDLKEGNIDFVGSVKIGGNVQEGFEVKASGDIEIAGNVAAASIESGANVLIKKGFLGRNKGQIKAAGDVNVNFVENATIKANNVRVKEAIMHSHVTAKDSITVTGGKGLIVGGRVMAQNKIEANLMGSSLATKTYVEIGLDPELRKNCKAAKDELLRIEDNLDKVNKSIDLLNTMKSKGVKLPPNKIKMFAKLKTTKKEFEAKKEKLEAEIAEMKEQLTSSEDAVIKVNKCIFPGVQLLSSKDKMIIRNKLSKCAFTEINKELRQKTN